A stretch of the Desulforamulus ferrireducens genome encodes the following:
- a CDS encoding thioredoxin family protein, translating into MPATVREINGAELEQVISTGKVLVKFYSKTCGPCKMLKFVLNDVAKVVDDVEIVTIDFDENKDILEKYAVSSYPTMIVFKDGKEVERVKGLQQKPKIIQMLS; encoded by the coding sequence ATGCCTGCAACAGTTAGAGAAATTAATGGTGCAGAATTAGAACAGGTGATTAGTACAGGAAAGGTTCTGGTTAAGTTCTATTCCAAAACCTGCGGCCCTTGCAAAATGCTAAAATTTGTGCTCAATGACGTAGCTAAAGTTGTGGATGACGTAGAAATTGTCACCATCGACTTCGATGAGAACAAAGATATTTTAGAAAAATATGCTGTTTCCAGTTATCCCACCATGATCGTTTTCAAGGATGGTAAAGAGGTAGAAAGAGTAAAAGGTCTGCAACAAAAGCCTAAAATTATTCAAATGCTGAGCTAG
- a CDS encoding NAD(P)/FAD-dependent oxidoreductase: MIYDVAIIGAGPAGMTAAIYAARANLQVLLLDKLAPGGQIVNTFEIQNYTGMGTINGAELAIKMFEHTQELGVTFDYGTVTEIQEADNLKRLVCEEGQTFTAKAVIIATGTKPRMLGVAKELDFAGTSISWCAICDGPHYRDKKVIVIGGGNSAVEEAIYLAGLAEEVTVVTLFNLTADPMACDKLRALPNVKIYEYYDILEFLGTEKFEGLRAKSTQTGEELVVQADGAFEYIGLEPTAQAFKGLGILNDYGYIETDAFMATKVPGIYGAGDITSKHLRQVITACSDGAIAAQSVAKYVEKLK, encoded by the coding sequence ATGATTTATGATGTGGCTATTATCGGCGCTGGCCCTGCCGGCATGACAGCGGCAATCTATGCAGCCAGGGCTAATTTACAGGTATTACTTTTAGATAAGCTGGCTCCCGGTGGCCAAATTGTCAATACCTTCGAGATTCAAAACTATACCGGTATGGGAACTATCAATGGTGCAGAATTAGCAATTAAAATGTTTGAACACACCCAGGAATTGGGGGTAACTTTTGATTACGGCACAGTAACGGAGATACAGGAAGCAGATAACTTGAAAAGGTTGGTATGTGAAGAGGGACAAACCTTTACTGCCAAGGCAGTCATTATCGCCACCGGCACCAAACCTAGAATGTTAGGGGTCGCTAAGGAATTAGATTTTGCCGGTACCAGCATCAGTTGGTGCGCCATTTGCGATGGTCCCCATTATCGCGATAAAAAGGTTATTGTCATTGGCGGCGGCAACTCTGCTGTGGAGGAAGCCATTTATTTAGCCGGTCTGGCGGAGGAAGTAACCGTTGTTACTTTATTTAATCTAACCGCAGATCCTATGGCTTGCGATAAGCTAAGAGCTCTGCCCAATGTGAAAATTTATGAATACTACGATATCCTGGAATTCTTAGGCACTGAGAAATTTGAGGGACTTAGAGCAAAATCTACGCAAACTGGCGAAGAACTGGTTGTTCAAGCCGATGGCGCCTTTGAGTATATTGGCCTAGAGCCAACTGCCCAGGCCTTTAAGGGCTTAGGTATTTTAAATGATTATGGATATATTGAAACAGATGCCTTTATGGCCACCAAAGTACCTGGTATTTATGGTGCCGGTGATATTACCAGTAAGCATCTCAGACAGGTTATCACCGCTTGCAGTGATGGCGCCATTGCTGCCCAATCTGTAGCCAAGTATGTAGAAAAATTAAAATAG
- a CDS encoding aryl-sulfate sulfotransferase, with amino-acid sequence MSVKFKKFEHLIDQQYQAEQAFLAEYQKGEYTFQNPYVKLNPYLIAPLTALVMFKTTEPVAVTITVKGKEKAGDISFTFPATTEHSIPVYGLYADYNNQVELVLSTGESNVINIQTEAAPAGVKKVTKIETTSEYFGDNIMFVSPTSNALVAGYDYKGDVRWYSPMGFCWDIKRLRNGRLLIGTHRLVAPPYHVTGAFELGMIGKIYNEFRLPDGFHHDQFEMEDGNLLMLTQDLSSGTVEDMCVLVDRQTGQILKKWDYKKVLPQDVGGSGSQDPHDWFHNNAVWYDKKTNSLTLSGRHQDAIINIDFDTGELNWIIGDPEGWPQELVDKYFFKPVGEGEFDWQYEQHACIVCPNGDIMCLDNGHFRAKVKEKYVPAKDNFTRGVRYRIDTEKMEIEQVWQYGKERGAEFFSCYISNVEYYGEGHYMVHSGGIGKKNGEWCDAPPVLDDENFVELNSITVELKDDVVMYEMHLPGNYYRAEKLKLYCEEDVLTWGKGKLLGTLGVTEEFTTIPPTMPGDTIPEKYNVRIGQEVDRLVFKASFEKGQLVMLQLEGETTHSYFIPTTKRPFLAMCVGTFQESDDRAVEFPISTEGLSGEFKVSLIIDDYKYDTGVTIQL; translated from the coding sequence ATGTCTGTCAAATTTAAAAAATTTGAGCACTTGATTGATCAACAGTACCAGGCAGAACAAGCTTTTTTAGCAGAGTATCAAAAGGGCGAATATACCTTCCAGAACCCATATGTAAAATTGAATCCTTACCTCATTGCCCCATTAACTGCCTTAGTCATGTTCAAAACCACAGAACCTGTGGCAGTAACCATCACTGTTAAAGGTAAAGAAAAGGCTGGCGACATCAGCTTTACCTTCCCCGCAACCACTGAACACAGCATTCCTGTTTATGGTCTCTACGCTGATTACAATAACCAAGTGGAATTGGTATTATCCACCGGTGAAAGCAATGTTATCAACATCCAAACAGAAGCAGCCCCAGCCGGCGTTAAAAAAGTAACCAAAATTGAAACCACCAGCGAATACTTTGGCGACAACATTATGTTTGTTAGTCCCACCTCTAACGCTCTTGTGGCAGGCTATGATTACAAAGGTGACGTGCGCTGGTATAGCCCCATGGGATTTTGCTGGGATATCAAGAGACTGAGAAATGGTCGCTTATTAATCGGAACACACCGCCTGGTTGCCCCGCCCTACCATGTAACCGGTGCCTTTGAGTTGGGCATGATTGGCAAAATCTATAACGAATTCCGCTTACCCGACGGTTTTCACCACGACCAGTTTGAAATGGAAGATGGTAACCTGCTTATGCTAACCCAGGATCTGTCCAGTGGCACAGTGGAAGATATGTGTGTACTGGTGGATCGCCAAACCGGTCAAATACTTAAAAAATGGGATTACAAAAAGGTACTGCCGCAAGATGTAGGCGGTTCTGGCAGCCAGGATCCCCATGACTGGTTCCACAACAATGCTGTTTGGTATGATAAAAAGACTAATTCTTTAACTTTATCAGGACGTCACCAGGACGCTATTATCAACATTGACTTTGATACCGGCGAATTAAACTGGATAATTGGTGACCCCGAAGGCTGGCCTCAAGAATTAGTTGATAAGTACTTCTTTAAACCAGTGGGCGAAGGTGAATTTGACTGGCAATATGAGCAACACGCTTGTATCGTCTGCCCCAATGGCGACATCATGTGCTTGGATAACGGTCACTTCCGGGCAAAGGTTAAGGAAAAATATGTACCTGCCAAGGATAACTTCACCCGTGGGGTCAGATACAGAATCGATACTGAAAAGATGGAGATTGAACAGGTTTGGCAATATGGTAAAGAAAGAGGAGCAGAATTCTTCTCTTGCTATATCAGTAACGTAGAATACTACGGTGAAGGCCATTATATGGTACACTCCGGTGGTATTGGCAAGAAGAATGGCGAGTGGTGTGATGCACCACCGGTGCTGGATGATGAAAACTTCGTAGAATTAAACTCCATCACTGTAGAGCTTAAAGATGACGTGGTAATGTACGAAATGCATCTACCCGGTAACTACTACCGTGCTGAAAAACTAAAGTTATATTGTGAGGAAGATGTATTAACCTGGGGTAAAGGCAAACTCTTAGGCACTCTGGGGGTTACCGAAGAATTTACCACTATACCGCCCACCATGCCAGGGGATACAATTCCCGAAAAATATAATGTGAGAATTGGCCAGGAAGTTGATCGACTTGTCTTTAAGGCATCCTTTGAGAAGGGTCAGTTGGTCATGTTACAACTGGAGGGTGAAACCACCCATAGTTACTTCATACCAACAACCAAACGTCCCTTCCTGGCAATGTGTGTAGGTACCTTCCAAGAAAGTGATGATCGTGCCGTAGAATTCCCCATTAGCACCGAAGGCTTGTCCGGTGAGTTTAAAGTGTCTCTGATTATTGATGACTACAAGTATGACACCGGGGTAACCATCCAATTGTAA